Part of the Pseudobdellovibrionaceae bacterium genome is shown below.
TTCTAGGCCGTTCACTAGGGTCAACTTGGTTTCTATTTTTGTTTTGCGGACTTCGATATTTCGAATAGGCTGGCGTTCAGCATCGATGAGTTGTTCCACAATGTTTGGCGGTAAGCCTGAACTTAAACCACCAAAAGAAATTCCAGCCACCAAAGTCCTCCTGACAAGGGTGAATTGACTGATAACCAAGCCAACTGTGTCTTCTCTTATCTTCGCAGTTTTTTGGGTAAACGGTGAGTCAATAATATGGCTTCGACTTTTGGACCCCGCAAAAGGTAGGGTCAAAATCACAACTGATGGGCCTGCAAAGGCGAATGGGAGCTTCTTTTGACTGCTGATTCGCCCCAAAACAGTGAAAACCATTGTTTTGGCACGGGCTTGCTTCATATTGCACCCTGCAGCCTTTGGTTTGGCGTCTTTGGCCTGAAAGGCGCCCTATTTAAAAACCTTATTTTAAGGGCGAAACGGCCAACTGATTTTTGTTGATTTAAGTTTTGGATTTATGTAGTCGCAACTGGATTTACGTAGCTAATTATTCACAATACCACCCACCCCATTGGAAGGCCATTGAGAGACCATCAATCCAACACCGAAATTTTTAGATTCTGCCTGGGCTCTTTTACTGAATTAGTATTTTTTCGTGTCAACAGACGGCTCTTCTTGTTGACCAAATCTTTGATTCTGGCATGCTTGGGAGTGACTCTCGGAGCCCTTGGTGGATTCACTGCGGAAGCCGCCCATGCTGAACCCTCCAAAGTGGTTATTGGCGCTTATATTCACGACATTCAAAATATGGACTTGAAAGCTCACAATTACGTCGTGGATTTCTATTTATGGTTTCGCTGGCGTGACCCCAAGATTAACCCCGCAAATACTTTTGAACTGATGAATCCCTCTGAAGCGGCCTGGGGACACCTTATTTCCAAGGCTTACGAAAATCCTATTACTCTCTCAAGTGGTGAATTTTACAATGCCGTTCGCCTGCAAGGTCGATTTTCGAATAAATTTAATCTTCGAAACTATCCGTTTGATCGACAGGCACTTACCATTGAAATTGAAGACAAAGACTCAGAGGCTAGCGATATTCTCTATGTTGCAGACGCAGAGGATGAAATCAAGATGAATCCCACTGTGACATTTCCAGGATTTGAACTTGGCGCACCTAAACTGTCGGTTCGAACCCAATCTCATCCCACAGCTTTTGGAGGAGACCCTAGGGCTCAGATCAAACAAAGCGAATACACCCGAGCAAAAATTGAGATCCCCATCCGCCGGCCCATTTTGACTTACCTTCTCAAGCTTGTGTTGCCTATCTTATGCGTTGTTTTCTGCGCTGGACTGATCTTCTTCTTTGATCCCTCTTATGTGGATTCGCGCGTGGGTATTGGCATTACATCGCTCCTCACTATCGTGGCGCTTCAAATAACAACAAGCAATGACCTTCCTGAAATTGAATATCTCATACTGATGGATAAGATTTATTTATTGAGTTATGTTTTCGTCGTCTCCACTCTTGGCATTGTGGTGCATGACTCATGGGCCTACATGACCAACGCTCATAATGTGAAAAAAATTATCCGAACAGATCGAAGAAGCGCGTTTGTGTTGGTTTTCGTTTATTTAGTGACTCTTGGGCTGTTACTTTTTAACGCATTTAGATAAATTATTACGCCAAAAGGCTTCTTCTAGTTTCATGGCATGTCGAGCATTTGAATAAACGAAAGCAACTAGATGGCTTTGTTTAAAAGTGAACCCGGCGCATTTTCTACAGTTCGTTGCTGCATTAATATGCTGAGTTCTATTTCTGATATCCTTCTCACAATATGACCAGCAGCATCTTCTACAATCACCACTTTCATATTGTTTGTGTCTACGACCCTTAGTGAAAGCGAACTCGACTTAACGCCAGGCAGATTTTTGAGATACTCAATCATCTCAACGAACTCTTCTTCGCTCAGTCGACGACCCTCCGGTTGATTTTCACGTTCTTTGCGACCATTGCCGTCGCGATCGCGAAAACTCTCCTGGGTCTTCACTTCTTTTGTCGTAGCCGTTTGAGTGGCAGAATCCACCGCGGCCACTGTTGGCGTTAGTGACTTTATATTCATAACGCCTCTTATTCGGAACTACTGACGTACTGCTTTAACAAGAATTCGAAATCCCGCCTAAAGTACCCCAAGGGGAGATACTCCCCTTGGGTAGGCCGGGTACAAGAGAGGGAGGAGGCTCCCTCTCCATAAGACGATTAAAAGTATGTGCTGGTTTCAGCAATTACCATTTACCCAATAAGTCTCAATGCCGCTTGTGGGAACTGGTTTGCCTGGGCCAACACGCCTACAGAAGCATTCAACAAGATGTTGTTTCTTGTTAGCTCTGCAGAAGACTGGGCGATATCAGTATCGCGAACTCGAGAGTTAGCTGCCGAGAAATTCTCAATAGCCACACCTAAGTTTTCAGCCGTAGAAACGAGTCGGTTTTGAATGGCACCTAAGTTGGCTCGATAGCCGTTCACAGTCCGTTGTGAGTTCTCAAGTGTAGTGAGTGCGTCCCTTGCACCTTCTTTTGATGTAAAATCAAAATCTGATATATTAAGTTCATCTGCCGTTGCGACTTGGGTTCCAGAGTCGAAAGAAATTCGGTCTTTGAATTCATCAGCATCTATTCCAACTTGGAACTCAAATACTTCTCCGGATCCATCTAATAGTCGTGTAGAGCCATAGCGAGTGGATTCAGCAATACGCTGAACTTCTTGTTTTAGCTGTTGCACTTCTTTATCGATAAAAGTCCTCTCTACATCACCTACCGTATCAGTAGCTGCTTGCACACCCAACTCACGTAAACGCGTTAGGATGTTACTGATCTCATTGAGACCTCCTTCAGCAACTTGCACCAAGGAAATACCATCGCCAGCATTTCTCTGCGCTTGGGTGAACCCACGAATTGTGGATTTGAGGTTTTCACTGATCGAAAGACCAGCAGCATCGTCGGCTGCTTTTGTAATTCGACTGCCCGATGACAACTGGGCGAAACTTTTATCTACGGCTCGTTGACTACGGGCCAAAGTGTTTTGGGCGTTCAATGACGCAACGTTTGTGGTAACTCGTAATGGCATAACTGCCTCCTTTTTTGTGCGCGTCCGTTCACTTCTCAGCAGGTACCCTGTCCTACCTGGGTACCCACTGAGCGCGCCATTCTTGGCACTTGGGTTGAACACATTGGAGCAGAACTTTGATGTCTTCTAAGCTTCAATCAACCGCTGTGGTTAGCAGTCACTCTAACCACTGGTCTAAACTCTTAAGACCTAAGAACTGCCTGACTTGCACCAAACCATTCGGCGAGGTCGTGTAAAGCTTTAGCCCAGTCGAGCAAAACTGGACCATGGTCGCAGGGTTTCTGGACCTTGGTTTTGCTTTTTAAGACCAAAAACGAGTATTTTTGTGGCTTAGGTCATGGGTTAGACCATGGGGCATTAGACTATGGAATGACAGACGATGGGACATCAGACCAACTGCTGGACGACAATAATAGATGGGCCCACACCCTCACATCAAAATGATTGGCAGTGATAATTGAATTTTTACAATGAATATTTGATGTCATAAGGACGACCTTGCGTCCTCGACCTTTGACCTGTAAACCGAAGGCGAACAAAGTCACTATTTAAGATAGGTGGTAGTCTATGAAACAAATCGTAATCGCCCACCGGGCGGGCGCCCAGGTTTTTGATTATCTTGGAAATAACAAGTTTGAATTGGTCTCCGACCATCCCAATCCGTTAGGACGCCTCAAGAATAAATCAATGACCGACGATCAGCCAGGGTTGAGTCGCGCCAAATCAATGACTGCCTCTCCGCACAGCCTGAGCAAAGAAAAAAGCAAACACGATGAGGCAGCAGAACAGTTTGCCATTGATCTTGCGAAAACCTTGGAATCTAACCTCAAAGGCAATTCGAAACTTAACTATCTAATTGTGGCAGAACCTGGTTTTATGGGTGAGCTTAAAAAGAATCTAGAAACACCAGCCCTTGAGGATCAACTGCAATATACCAACAAAGATTTGGTGAATACGCCACAAATTGAGTGGGCAAAAATACTCGGGCTTTAGTAAACATTTAAATAGCGAGGCTCTAGAGGCAAGATCGCAGCCGATGACTTTAAAAAAATTGAGCTTATCGGTTTTTCATAAAAAAAACCCTGGAGGAATGTGGGAAGACCTCCAGGGCGGGCTTAAGAAGCGATTGTCGGCAATTCTCATCGCCAATGGGCTAAACAACCGCCAATTATTTGATCTATAAAAAATTTCTCAAGGTGAAATCTATAGCGACACAGTGGGTGTCGCTATAGATTGTCGTTTTCGATTAACCAATTAACTTCAGTGCAGAAACTCCATTGGAGTTTGCGCTTGATAGTACAGAGATGGCTGCGTTTTGCAAAATCGTAGCAGAAGCCAGCTCGGCACTTTCATAGGCGATATCTGCATCAGCAATTCGCGATTGGGCAGCCGACAAGTTTTCATTTTGAATGCCCAAGTTTGCGTTGGTCACATTCAAACGACTTTGTACAGCACCCATGTCGGCACGCATTTTACCAAGCTTAATGATGGCATCATCAACTTGCTCTAAAGCATCCCGACTGTCGTCTTTTGAAGCTATGGTTAAACCATCTACACCTAATGTGCTGGCTCGCGCATCAGCATCAAGGTTAGCCGTGATCACGTTTTCATCTCCGCCGTAGGCACCTACGTGGAATTCAACTTCTCCACCACTTCCATCAAGTAGGACTTTGTTACCAAAGCGTGTGGATTGCGCAATACGGTCTAATTCTTTGATCAGTTGCTTTCCTTCTGTGTCTAGAAACTCTCGCTCAACGTCACTCACAGTGTCGCTGGCACCTTGTACACCCAATTCACGTAAACGAATAAGGATGTTACTAATTTCGTTCAATCCACCTTCACTGATTTGAATTACAGATTGAGCGTTCATCGCGTTTTGTGCGGCCATTCGAATACCGCGAACCTGACCGCGAATGTTTTCTGAAATTGACAATCCGGCTGCATCATCCGCTGCTTGAATGATTCTCTTACCAGATGCCATAGCGGCTTGAGCATGCTCTAAGCGCTTTTGGTTTTGTGACAACCGTCGATGTGCGTTGATCGTCGGTAGGTTTGTATTGATTCTTAAGCCCATGGTAGCCTCCAACAGACTCCGGCCGTTCCTCGGCATTTCAATCCAACACCGCCCACCGCAAAATGATTCTGTTGAAACTCTTGAATCATCTTGGCAGCAATGCCATGTCGAAAAGGACAATCCTTGTCGAAGTTAGTATTCTTTTGTTTGTTTGGAGACTCCCCACCGCAAAGGGGTGACTGTCCCTTTGTCGATGAAGAACTTGATTGGCTTCATTCAGTGACTGCTGAAATGAATTCTTTCAAGGTGCTCCAATGTGTTCAGACAGCTCATCGACGAAGGTCCAGAAAACTTTAGGGCTTAGGTCTAGGTTTTTTTCGACAGATTGCGTCTAGTGTTTGATTTAAATCAAAGAATTGTAAAAAATTTTTTTTACATTTTTAAAAGTGGTGTCTCGTTATGAAACAAAAAGCCCCCAAAAGGTGTCAATTTCCCCTTGGAGGCCCGCCCGCCCTGGTTAAATGGCCACAAGCCGCAACACAGAAGTTGCCGATTGATTGGCCTGAGCTAGAGCCATAAGCCCTGACTCTTGCAAGATTTTGGAATGAGTTAAGCGCGACACCTCTTCAGCCACGTCTGCATCTGTGATCAATGAGTGGGCCTCCATAAGGTTCTCTCGCTGCACATCCAAGTTATCTATTAGATATTGAAATCGACTTTGTACGGCCCCCAACTTTGATCTAGCCCCCGCCACCTTGAGCACAGCTTTGTCTATATCTTCCATGGCATCAAGAGCGTCGTCTTGATCGCTGATTTTTAGCCCCTGAATTCCCACCTCCCCCGAGGTGGTATCTGCATCAAGCGTGAATTCCACTATGTTTTCATCACCTCTAAAAGGGCCCACATGAAAGGAAAACTCCTCGTTGGACCCGGTTAGTAGCTGTTTATTTCCAAATCGGGTGGATTTGGCAATCCGATCAAACTCGCTCACTAACTGTTGGAACTCCACTTCTAAAAAGCCCCGCTCCTCGTCACCGACGGTATCGCTGGCCGAGTTCACCGCCAGCTCACGAAGTCTTATCAATATATTGTTCTGCTCGTTCAACCCCCCTTCGGCTGTTTGCACGAGCGCCGTGGCACTTTGAGCATTGAACTTGGCCTGCTCGGTGCCACTCAACTGACCTCGCAGCCTCTCGCTAATCGCAAACCCGGCCGCATCATCCCTGGCATTATTAATTCGAGAGCCCGAGGCCAAGGCCTTTAGGGCTCCCTCCATTTCTCTAGAAGATTTTTCTATGAATCGACGTGACCCGGCTGTGGCCACATCAGAATTGAGTCGCAAAGACATGGAGACACCCCTCCCGTTTGGTCCCAGATCCCACTCCAGGACGGCTAGAAAAAGTGCCCATTGGCGATTTCATTTCAGCAGTCACAGCACCTATCGGTGCATCGCGTTAAAACTTTAGGGTTTTTTATTGCGTTGCATTATTATTTTATAACTCACTGTATTTATTGATGAATTTAATCAGCCAAAACCCTACAGCGGTCTCCCTATGAGAAATGGAGGACGGGAAAAGTCGCACTGCCCTTGGCCCTCGAGGGTCATTTCAACGATTTTATAGGCTCCGGGGGTCACGGTGGATAAAGCCAGAGTGCCCGTGGATTGGGTAGACAGCGGCCAATACTTTTCGCCCACTGCTTTTGATGATCCCAGTGATTTCAGCAACATGATTTCTTTTCTCAGTCCATCCGGAAGCGTTCCTATGAGTGCTAGGCGAGACCCCTCTTTGCTGCAGCTCACATCAGATACTAGAGCGATGGGCTGCCATTTCTGTCCATTTTCAACTTGGTAAACACTTTTATTGGGCAAACTCACGTCGTCCCATGGCTTTTTTTCTTTTTTTGATTGAGATGAAAAATCAAAACTCATTGTGATTTGACTCTGAGGTTCTGGCAATGGCATGGCCTGCAATTTGTTTTTTTGCACATACATAGCCACTGTATTTAACAACTGAACATCTTTTGTGGTTTTTTGAGTGCCCTCTGTGATGGCACTTTCTACTTGATCAAACAAAATTTTCAGCGCCACTTTATTGTGAGCAACAACAGTCTTTCCCTTTGTTTGAATTTTCCAATCTGTTAAAAGGGGGCGAGTCACGTCGTTAGAGTTTTTCTCCTGACTCGCGAGAGCGGCACGCAATTTAGTTTCAGCTCCGGCGGCACCGCCAGGAGAAGAAAATTCTGCCTGGAGTTCACCTGATAGAGAATTGTTGATTTCAAGTGCAAACCCTAAAGCCCTAAGGTCGCCTATAAACATGGCCGCCATAGCCGACATCCCTTGAGGAAGAGACGCTAAAACACTTTGAACATCCAAGCTAATCCAAAGCTGTTTGCCCAGTCCATGTTCGCGAAAACGGTCTGCTAGCGTTGATGATTCCCCACTGGCGTAAGACATCACCATATCTGAGAAGGTTTCTTCATCAAGTGCCAAAATGAACTGTTGTTGTCCCACCAAAGACATATAAAAGGGCACACCCTCAACCCCACTGTGCGTGGCCTTGATTGCTGGCAAGCCGCCAATGAGGGTTCGTTCTAATGTTAATTCATTTAAAAATTTCTTTAGTTCATCTATTTTTTTTTGAGCTTCCGGCTCATTGGCAAATCGCTGTTCGGCAAAAAACACTAGTGAATCCACTAGCTGTTGGCCACCTAGCCAAATAAACCGGCCGTCTAAGGGAGCCGGCAATCTCACTGACGCAAATATGCTCAGCGCGCTGAAGAGTTGTTTGGGATCTTTCTTTAGATTTTGCGCATCAATTTTTGCACCCTGTTTTAATCCAATTCCAACAAAAAAACTTCCCGATACAGCTGACAAATTTTCTTTCATGGACTGAATCAAAGCGACAAACTTAGATAGATCATCTTTTGAAAAATCTTTTGCCGAAGACAATGGAACGAGCTGACTATAAAGTTGATTTTTCTTCTGCTGCCAATCCATTAGCTCTGTGAATTTTGGTGTCAATTTTGATGATTGATCAAATATATTTTCAATAACATTTTGAGGAGGCGCTTCACCGCTCACAATCAGAGCTGGCGTTGTATTTTTTGGCAAAATATCAATGGCCTCTGGCGGAGATATAAGCCGAAACTCACTCAACAAAAATCGGCCCATGGCTTGTCCCGCCGGGTGAAAAAAACAAAAACCAGCGACACCCAGGAGAACAACCAGAGAAACTAGCAGAATGGGAGAAATACGGCCTCTTTTTTTCATACGATCCCCTTCAAGATATTGAGGTGAGCCATTATTGTTTCTATATTGAGTTATCATAGGGACAAATGTCCATGAGGAATATCACTCGCGCTTTGATAACATCGTGCAATCACGCCCCCTACTCCCGTTTGTCCACGGCCCGACCTTCGCCAAGTCATGGTCATTTACCGGCGCTGATTGATAACACCGTTTGATTACAAAACTAAAGTAAGAAGTGTAAATCACCGATAACTTTGGTGTGAAACCAACAAAATAAGGGGTTTTAATATGCTGCTCCAGGGAATTTTGGCGATCCTTCTGACGACCATAGCAGTGACAGTGGCATTTGCCGATGACAATAATTATGTTGTACTTGGAGTTCGACAGACGCCGTATTTTTCGACAAAGCTCTCTCTTGATGGTGTGGAGATTTCAACTTT
Proteins encoded:
- a CDS encoding flagellin FliC, which codes for MGLRINTNLPTINAHRRLSQNQKRLEHAQAAMASGKRIIQAADDAAGLSISENIRGQVRGIRMAAQNAMNAQSVIQISEGGLNEISNILIRLRELGVQGASDTVSDVEREFLDTEGKQLIKELDRIAQSTRFGNKVLLDGSGGEVEFHVGAYGGDENVITANLDADARASTLGVDGLTIASKDDSRDALEQVDDAIIKLGKMRADMGAVQSRLNVTNANLGIQNENLSAAQSRIADADIAYESAELASATILQNAAISVLSSANSNGVSALKLIG
- a CDS encoding flagellin FliC, producing the protein MSLRLNSDVATAGSRRFIEKSSREMEGALKALASGSRINNARDDAAGFAISERLRGQLSGTEQAKFNAQSATALVQTAEGGLNEQNNILIRLRELAVNSASDTVGDEERGFLEVEFQQLVSEFDRIAKSTRFGNKQLLTGSNEEFSFHVGPFRGDENIVEFTLDADTTSGEVGIQGLKISDQDDALDAMEDIDKAVLKVAGARSKLGAVQSRFQYLIDNLDVQRENLMEAHSLITDADVAEEVSRLTHSKILQESGLMALAQANQSATSVLRLVAI
- a CDS encoding host attachment protein — encoded protein: MKQIVIAHRAGAQVFDYLGNNKFELVSDHPNPLGRLKNKSMTDDQPGLSRAKSMTASPHSLSKEKSKHDEAAEQFAIDLAKTLESNLKGNSKLNYLIVAEPGFMGELKKNLETPALEDQLQYTNKDLVNTPQIEWAKILGL
- a CDS encoding flagellin FliC, producing MPLRVTTNVASLNAQNTLARSQRAVDKSFAQLSSGSRITKAADDAAGLSISENLKSTIRGFTQAQRNAGDGISLVQVAEGGLNEISNILTRLRELGVQAATDTVGDVERTFIDKEVQQLKQEVQRIAESTRYGSTRLLDGSGEVFEFQVGIDADEFKDRISFDSGTQVATADELNISDFDFTSKEGARDALTTLENSQRTVNGYRANLGAIQNRLVSTAENLGVAIENFSAANSRVRDTDIAQSSAELTRNNILLNASVGVLAQANQFPQAALRLIG